One segment of Babylonia areolata isolate BAREFJ2019XMU chromosome 24, ASM4173473v1, whole genome shotgun sequence DNA contains the following:
- the LOC143298945 gene encoding uncharacterized protein LOC143298945, whose translation MPLLTWEPALQPMRTSSLRTLPLPDAPPSQGIVTLGQVRCGPRAINEYVDSPRPRPLVHLKHHHLGVNSPLPPTPTTPALPGNGHTVSLPCRTNQRTPTGGVGGGGGLTNAGVGGGGGVVSTQPSKSPPPLKEEAGGEGGGKEDRHSSIICSQCGKCRCTACSEPRELPVRWCCGDRYELSARKAVDVGTCFCCVQTVFYHCGAEEDNTCYDNPCACGGTKCCSRWACLAASALFLPCLWCYWPLRGCLAASKACYNCCRKKGCQCTRQPTDKTPSNFSQTRRLLIESESSSSST comes from the coding sequence ATGCCCCTCCTGACCTGGGAGCCAGCGCTACAGCCAATGAGAACGTCCTCTCTTCGGACTCTCCCCCTGCCAGATGCACCCCCTTCACAGGGAATCGTCACCTTGGGGCAGGTGAGGTGTGGGCCTCGTGCTATCAACGAATATGTTGACAGCCCGCGGCCACGCCCCCTCGTCCACCTCAAGCACCACCACCTGGGGGTGAACtcccccctgccacccacccccaccaccccagctCTACCTGGAAACGGCCACACGGTCAGTCTGCCCTGCCGGACCAACCAGCGCACCCCCACAGgtggagtagggggaggagggggcttgaCCAAtgctggggtgggtggtggtggtggtgtggtgtccacGCAGCCATCCAAGTCTCCGCCACCACTCAAAGAGGaggctgggggtgagggtggggggaaggaggaccGTCACTCATCCATCATCTGCTCGCAGTGCGGCAAGTGTCGCTGCACTGCATGTTCCGAGCCCAGGGAGCTGCCGGTGCGATGGTGTTGTGGGGATCGTTACGAACTGAGTGCTCGTAAGGCTGTAGACGTGGGGACCTGCTTCTGTTGTGTTCAGACTGTGTTCTATCACTGCGGGGCAGAGGAGGACAACACATGTTATGATAACCCATGTGCGTGTGGTGGCACCAAGTGCTGCTCACGATGGGCGTGCCTGGCGGCCTCAGCGCTGTTCCTGCCCTGTCTGTGGTGTTACTGGCCGCTGAGGGGGTGTCTGGCTGCCTCCAAGGCATGCTACAACTGCTGCCGCAAAAAGGGCTGCCAGTGCACACGGCAGCCCACCGACAAGACCCCATCCAACTTCTCCCAGACAAGACGTTTGCTGATCGAGTCGGAGAGTTCCTCATCTAGCACCTGA